A part of Limihaloglobus sulfuriphilus genomic DNA contains:
- a CDS encoding restriction endonuclease FokI catalytic domain-containing protein, translated as MRPRGWIQDSGSFENLIKVVELFDKNSTTNKLLTNKFIRDKVLNLDCQEYLVKSLLNEDGYKNNPLIEYKALVGSRTNKEEVDGLIQVLIPGQSRLGIVDWACDNFIRLAYTFNYLQYSEKNDSFSITEVGLKLANANNLEEKFEIIKHSLLSYPPVTRILELLNVQYQNSQEPSLTKYEIGRELGFKGEAGFTSYSQKTVVHALSCAESNPERTKIKNNWEGSSDKYARMISKWLCHNQVGWVQTARKKITVQIGEKKFTSQLKSYQITLEGIKIFKLSRAHSRHPGVEKSVGFEMLSTKENARNFLRLRRAYILTSIKNTKNLAQIQDYLKANSMNAVSCETIKDDLDNFARIGLDIAFSNNKYKIRDKIINLEIPQDFTEEDSQPDYIERSKDMLRKYLEKLDHGYLDMLDLGASGRKKSRLFETRIVDLLKADSTHKCN; from the coding sequence ATGAGACCACGTGGTTGGATACAGGACAGCGGTAGTTTTGAAAATTTGATAAAAGTTGTTGAACTTTTTGATAAGAATTCCACTACAAATAAATTATTGACTAACAAGTTTATCCGTGACAAGGTTTTGAATTTGGATTGTCAGGAATATTTAGTTAAATCTTTGTTAAATGAAGATGGTTATAAGAATAACCCTTTAATTGAATATAAAGCATTGGTTGGTTCAAGGACAAATAAGGAGGAAGTTGACGGTTTAATTCAGGTTCTAATACCAGGGCAAAGCAGGCTTGGTATTGTTGATTGGGCTTGTGATAACTTTATACGACTTGCTTATACTTTTAATTATCTCCAGTATAGTGAGAAAAATGATAGTTTTAGCATAACTGAAGTTGGATTAAAGTTAGCTAATGCAAATAATCTTGAAGAAAAATTTGAAATCATAAAACATTCTTTACTCTCATATCCACCAGTAACAAGAATTTTAGAGCTGCTAAATGTCCAGTATCAAAATTCTCAAGAACCATCATTAACTAAGTATGAAATTGGTAGAGAGTTAGGTTTTAAGGGTGAAGCCGGCTTTACATCATATTCCCAGAAAACAGTTGTGCATGCATTGTCCTGTGCCGAGTCAAACCCAGAAAGAACAAAAATCAAAAATAATTGGGAGGGCTCGAGCGATAAATACGCAAGAATGATATCTAAGTGGTTATGTCACAATCAAGTTGGCTGGGTACAAACTGCTCGTAAAAAAATCACGGTACAAATAGGCGAGAAGAAATTTACAAGCCAGCTTAAATCTTATCAGATAACTTTAGAGGGCATAAAGATTTTTAAACTAAGCAGAGCTCATAGTAGGCATCCCGGTGTTGAAAAGTCTGTGGGTTTTGAAATGCTGTCCACAAAAGAGAATGCTAGGAACTTCTTAAGGCTAAGGCGAGCTTATATTTTAACTTCGATAAAAAACACAAAGAATCTTGCGCAAATTCAAGATTATCTGAAAGCAAACAGCATGAACGCTGTCTCCTGTGAGACCATCAAAGACGATTTAGATAATTTTGCCAGAATTGGCTTGGATATTGCTTTTTCCAACAATAAATACAAAATAAGAGATAAAATTATTAATTTAGAAATCCCTCAGGATTTCACAGAAGAAGATTCTCAACCAGATTATATTGAACGAAGCAAAGATATGCTAAGAAAGTACTTAGAGAAACTTGATCACGGCTATCTTGATATGCTTGACTTGGGAGCCAGTGGTAGGAAAAAATCACGGTTATTTGAAACTCGGATAGTTGATTTATTAAAAGCGGATTCAACTCATAAGTGCAATTAA
- a CDS encoding IS30 family transposase, producing the protein MRAYKQLTEDDRIEIYAMKQAGNQQKQIAAALGVSPSTISRELARNTGLRGYRPKQAQQKALYRRMAARKAVKMKPETIEYIESRLRQQHSPEQIAKRMKTDPHWQGPAVSHERIYQHIWQDKARGETLYTHLRIAGTKQRRKRRNSRDRRGTIKNRVGIEKRPPVVERKNRIGDWEGDTVVGKNHQGALVTLVDRKSKLTLIGKVDRYTAEAVERTIIALIGTLPRRTYTLTVDNGKEFSNHESIAHNLKIKVFFADPYSAWQRGLNENTNGLIRQYVPKGSDIRMLTNQKIEHIMNRLNNRPRKSLGFLTPNEVFYKRKKLTG; encoded by the coding sequence ATGAGAGCGTACAAGCAGCTCACCGAAGACGATCGTATCGAAATATATGCCATGAAGCAAGCAGGAAATCAACAAAAACAAATAGCTGCGGCGTTGGGCGTTTCTCCCAGCACGATCAGCAGGGAACTGGCCCGCAATACAGGTCTGCGGGGCTATCGCCCTAAGCAGGCCCAGCAAAAGGCTTTATATCGACGGATGGCCGCCCGTAAAGCAGTCAAAATGAAGCCGGAGACGATAGAATACATTGAATCCCGCCTCCGGCAGCAACATTCGCCGGAGCAGATCGCAAAACGCATGAAAACCGATCCCCACTGGCAGGGGCCGGCCGTCAGTCATGAGCGGATTTACCAGCACATTTGGCAGGATAAAGCCCGGGGAGAAACCCTGTATACCCATCTGCGGATTGCCGGGACCAAACAAAGAAGAAAACGAAGAAACAGCCGGGACCGGCGTGGAACGATCAAAAACAGGGTTGGTATCGAAAAACGCCCACCGGTTGTAGAGAGAAAAAACCGCATCGGGGACTGGGAAGGCGACACCGTCGTGGGGAAAAACCATCAGGGAGCCCTGGTAACCCTGGTTGACCGCAAAAGCAAGCTGACGCTGATCGGTAAGGTAGATCGTTATACCGCCGAAGCGGTTGAACGGACCATTATCGCCCTGATCGGCACGCTGCCCCGACGAACCTATACACTGACAGTGGACAATGGCAAAGAATTTTCAAACCATGAATCTATTGCCCATAACCTTAAAATTAAGGTCTTCTTTGCCGATCCCTACAGTGCATGGCAGCGGGGCTTGAATGAGAATACCAATGGCTTGATCCGTCAGTATGTACCAAAAGGAAGTGACATCCGAATGCTGACCAATCAGAAGATTGAGCACATAATGAATCGACTGAATAATCGACCCAGAAAATCTCTTGGATTTTTAACCCCAAATGAAGTATTCTATAAGAGGAAAAAACTAACAGGATAA
- a CDS encoding restriction endonuclease FokI C-terminal domain-containing protein — translation MNPRNEIVIAKHLSGGNRPEIVCYHPEDKPDHGLILDSKAYKSGFTIPSGERDKMVRYIEEYITKNQLQNPNEWWKNLKGAEYPGIVGFGFISNSFLGHYRKQLDYIMRRTKIKGSSITTEHLLKTVEDVLSEKGNVIDFFKYFLE, via the coding sequence TTGAATCCGCGAAATGAGATTGTTATTGCCAAACATTTGTCAGGCGGTAACCGTCCAGAGATTGTATGTTATCATCCTGAAGATAAACCAGACCATGGATTGATATTAGACAGCAAAGCATATAAGTCGGGATTTACTATCCCTTCTGGCGAACGTGACAAAATGGTGAGATATATTGAAGAATACATAACTAAAAATCAATTGCAAAACCCTAACGAATGGTGGAAAAATTTAAAAGGAGCCGAGTATCCTGGAATAGTAGGATTTGGTTTTATTTCGAATAGCTTCCTTGGACACTACCGTAAACAGTTAGACTATATTATGAGGCGTACGAAGATAAAAGGTAGCTCGATTACTACAGAACATTTATTAAAAACCGTAGAAGATGTTCTGTCAGAAAAGGGTAACGTTATTGACTTTTTTAAATATTTTTTAGAATAG
- a CDS encoding asparagine--tRNA ligase, with the protein MAQYYTSKINQLAGHNGEEVTIAGWLQKSRSGGKVLFLVIRDGSGFCQCIVEKAMVSGELFSELKHLGQESSLCITGQVRKDERSVGGYEILVSEAKVFCDTKDYPITPKPHGVEFLMANRHLHLRSQRQWALNRVRHTVIAAIRDFFNTNDFILIDTPIFTTAAGEGEQNLFNVDYFGETACLSQTGQLYLECGALSHGRVYCFGPTFRAEKSKTRRHLTEFWMVEPEVAFITLDELMELAEDFVCSIIKAVLENNISDLELLGSDIESLRKIKKPFYRLTYSEAVDILTGPKAAKYLEDELISLSSSLEDAENKLAELTETQSQAKKQWQKDKAAAEIIEINSAIAELKRRIENNPKHARLAAGFQWGKDLGGSDETIISMMHDRPVFVTHYPKDVKAFYMKSNESDAGVVDNFDMLAPAGFGEIIGGSMREDSYEMLLERINEKGYNPQDYSWYLDLRKYGSVPHGGFGLGVERTIAWLTGEKHIRQCIAFPRLMDKIEI; encoded by the coding sequence ATGGCACAATATTATACAAGCAAGATAAATCAGCTTGCCGGGCACAACGGCGAAGAGGTCACAATAGCCGGCTGGCTGCAAAAGAGCCGAAGCGGCGGAAAAGTCTTATTCTTAGTGATTCGCGACGGCAGCGGATTCTGTCAGTGCATCGTTGAAAAGGCCATGGTCAGTGGTGAGCTTTTTTCTGAACTGAAACACCTTGGGCAGGAATCTTCTCTCTGTATTACCGGCCAGGTACGCAAAGACGAGAGAAGCGTTGGAGGCTATGAGATCTTAGTCTCTGAGGCAAAGGTTTTTTGTGATACCAAAGATTACCCCATAACGCCTAAGCCGCATGGCGTTGAGTTTCTTATGGCCAACCGGCACCTGCATTTAAGGTCGCAGAGGCAGTGGGCACTGAACCGTGTCCGCCATACTGTCATCGCCGCAATACGTGATTTTTTCAACACGAATGACTTTATCCTTATTGATACGCCGATTTTTACTACCGCTGCCGGTGAGGGCGAGCAGAATCTGTTCAATGTCGATTATTTCGGCGAAACAGCCTGTCTCTCTCAGACGGGACAGCTTTATCTTGAGTGCGGGGCATTGAGCCACGGCAGGGTTTACTGTTTTGGTCCGACTTTTCGGGCAGAAAAGAGTAAAACCCGCCGCCATCTAACAGAGTTCTGGATGGTTGAGCCGGAAGTTGCCTTTATCACGCTTGATGAGCTTATGGAGCTTGCCGAGGATTTCGTTTGCTCAATCATAAAGGCTGTGCTTGAGAATAATATTTCCGATCTTGAACTTCTGGGCTCAGATATTGAATCATTGCGGAAAATAAAAAAGCCTTTCTACAGGCTTACATATTCTGAAGCTGTAGATATTCTGACCGGCCCCAAAGCGGCTAAATATCTTGAAGATGAACTAATCTCTCTTAGTTCTTCACTTGAAGATGCGGAGAACAAGCTGGCAGAACTTACAGAAACTCAGTCCCAGGCGAAGAAGCAATGGCAAAAGGATAAAGCCGCGGCAGAGATAATAGAGATTAACTCTGCGATAGCAGAGCTCAAACGCAGGATTGAGAACAATCCCAAACATGCCAGACTTGCAGCCGGATTTCAATGGGGCAAGGATCTTGGCGGCTCAGACGAGACAATCATCTCCATGATGCATGACCGGCCGGTTTTTGTAACGCATTACCCCAAAGACGTAAAGGCGTTTTACATGAAATCAAACGAATCAGACGCAGGTGTGGTGGACAACTTCGATATGCTCGCTCCGGCAGGTTTTGGCGAGATAATAGGCGGTTCGATGAGAGAAGACAGCTATGAGATGCTGCTTGAGAGGATCAATGAGAAGGGATATAACCCCCAGGACTATTCGTGGTATCTTGATCTGCGTAAGTACGGCTCTGTCCCTCACGGCGGCTTTGGCCTGGGCGTAGAGCGTACAATAGCATGGCTTACCGGAGAAAAGCATATTCGCCAGTGTATAGCATTTCCGCGTCTGATGGATAAAATAGAGATATGA
- the prmC gene encoding peptide chain release factor N(5)-glutamine methyltransferase — MATWTTTRLLEWMEQYFTGKDVDSPRLTAEMLLSHVLNMKRIELYMHFEKPVPQDKLDTLRQMVKEVGEHKPVAYIVGYREFYSLRINVKPGCLIPRPETEMLVQHSIDLIRSKSITRVLDLCTGSGCIAAAIAHNCPEVELTASDISEKALETARENAENHSLKNITITKSDLFENIEGKFELIVSNPPYIKSSEIQRLDKNVAAHEPLEALNGGDDGLDVYRKIIKKLPDYLEKQGMVIFEIGFDQAEAVTKLLEEQAFIDVKSFKDTAGKWRMVTAVSPA; from the coding sequence ATGGCAACCTGGACAACTACCAGACTTCTTGAATGGATGGAACAGTACTTTACCGGCAAGGATGTTGACTCTCCCCGGCTTACAGCGGAGATGCTGCTTTCGCACGTTCTTAACATGAAAAGAATTGAGCTGTACATGCATTTCGAAAAACCGGTACCGCAGGATAAACTTGATACTCTGCGGCAGATGGTTAAGGAAGTGGGAGAGCATAAACCTGTTGCTTATATTGTCGGATACAGGGAGTTTTATTCGCTGCGTATAAACGTAAAGCCGGGCTGTTTGATTCCGCGGCCGGAAACGGAAATGCTTGTTCAGCACTCAATTGACCTGATCCGCAGCAAGAGTATAACGCGTGTGCTTGATCTTTGCACCGGCAGCGGCTGTATAGCCGCGGCGATCGCTCATAACTGCCCGGAAGTTGAGCTTACTGCTTCAGACATATCAGAAAAAGCCCTTGAGACGGCACGAGAAAACGCAGAAAATCATTCACTGAAAAATATCACTATTACAAAGTCCGACCTTTTTGAAAACATTGAGGGCAAATTCGAGCTTATAGTGTCGAATCCGCCTTATATAAAGTCGTCTGAAATACAGCGGCTTGATAAGAATGTTGCCGCTCACGAACCCTTAGAAGCTCTAAACGGCGGAGATGACGGCCTTGATGTTTACAGGAAGATTATAAAAAAACTGCCTGACTACCTCGAAAAGCAGGGCATGGTGATATTCGAGATAGGATTCGATCAGGCTGAAGCGGTAACAAAACTGCTTGAAGAACAGGCGTTTATAGATGTAAAATCATTCAAAGATACAGCAGGAAAATGGAGAATGGTAACAGCTGTATCTCCGGCTTAA
- a CDS encoding SGNH/GDSL hydrolase family protein, with the protein MAAKISLLFVLCSVLFVSADSAGDCRDIFESEQCWKNTLDKFRPKDGSQLDSPSFRYFKAAPNMPRVLIYGDSISIGYTQYVQDMLAGKAIVQRIPTNGDDTFHGAEYLELCGMEKGRWDVIHFNWGLHDLKRLSKTDDGRVVPDKEKAAPANSIEAYSANLEKLIKLMKSSGAELVFAATTPAGGNAASMLDSDVRAYNEAAFAVMEKHGVRVNNLYSVIKPNLSSYQGGDGVHFKPQGSLALAAEVGWSILSVLDMADCSDIYSSRLCWTRALNAHKIHIDAPAYRYVETRPDLPRVLIYGDSISIGYTKYVQDLLEGKVIVQRIPTNGGATAGGYDKLKYAGLEQGKWDLIHFNWGLHDLKYLYKQPGGRTVLDAERGSQVSSVNEYADNLDKLVEVLKTSGAKLVFASTTPVGPGNAGRKIGDAARYNQAASQVMKKHGVSINDLYGLVKPRLSEYQLPNNVHYNEDGSRAMARQVAECIVKELEIGITKK; encoded by the coding sequence ATGGCCGCTAAGATTTCATTGTTGTTCGTTTTATGTTCAGTGTTGTTTGTTTCTGCCGACAGTGCCGGTGACTGCCGGGATATATTTGAATCTGAGCAGTGTTGGAAGAATACACTCGATAAATTCCGGCCTAAGGATGGCTCGCAGCTTGACTCACCGTCTTTCAGATATTTTAAAGCAGCTCCCAATATGCCGCGGGTTCTTATTTACGGCGATTCTATATCGATAGGATACACGCAATATGTTCAAGACATGCTGGCGGGCAAAGCCATTGTGCAGCGAATCCCGACAAACGGCGATGACACATTTCACGGAGCGGAATATCTTGAGCTTTGCGGCATGGAAAAAGGGCGCTGGGATGTCATTCATTTTAACTGGGGGCTGCATGACCTTAAGCGTCTCAGCAAAACAGATGACGGCAGGGTGGTTCCTGACAAAGAAAAGGCCGCTCCCGCTAACAGCATTGAGGCTTATTCGGCTAATCTCGAAAAATTGATCAAACTCATGAAATCAAGCGGTGCTGAACTTGTTTTTGCCGCCACTACGCCCGCAGGCGGAAATGCCGCGAGTATGCTCGATTCTGATGTCAGAGCATATAATGAAGCTGCTTTTGCGGTTATGGAGAAACACGGCGTAAGGGTCAACAATCTTTATTCTGTAATCAAACCAAATCTCAGCAGTTATCAGGGCGGTGACGGCGTGCATTTTAAACCGCAGGGATCACTTGCTCTGGCCGCAGAGGTCGGCTGGAGTATCTTGAGTGTGCTTGACATGGCTGATTGCAGCGACATATACTCTTCCAGGCTTTGCTGGACAAGGGCTCTAAACGCGCATAAAATACACATTGATGCACCGGCCTACAGATATGTAGAAACCAGACCAGATTTGCCCAGAGTTTTGATTTATGGCGATTCCATATCAATCGGATATACAAAATATGTACAGGATTTACTCGAGGGAAAAGTAATAGTTCAGCGGATACCAACCAACGGAGGCGCTACTGCCGGCGGCTATGATAAGCTCAAATACGCCGGCTTAGAGCAGGGAAAGTGGGATCTTATTCATTTCAACTGGGGGTTGCATGACCTCAAGTACCTTTATAAACAGCCCGGCGGCAGAACTGTTCTTGATGCAGAAAGGGGCAGTCAGGTAAGCAGTGTTAATGAGTACGCAGATAACCTCGATAAGCTCGTTGAAGTTCTTAAAACAAGCGGCGCAAAACTGGTATTTGCTTCGACAACACCGGTCGGTCCCGGTAACGCCGGGCGCAAGATCGGTGATGCCGCGAGGTACAACCAGGCCGCTTCGCAGGTGATGAAAAAACACGGAGTGAGCATAAACGATCTTTACGGACTTGTTAAGCCCCGTCTCTCCGAATATCAGCTGCCCAATAATGTCCACTATAACGAAGACGGCTCAAGAGCCATGGCCCGTCAGGTCGCTGAGTGCATAGTAAAAGAGCTTGAAATCGGAATTACCAAGAAATAA
- the panC gene encoding pantoate--beta-alanine ligase, giving the protein MDIAEKIEEIKVLTRKARTSGKSIGFVPTMGALHAGHVSLIEAACSRTDYVVVSIFVNPVQFSPGEDLENYPRTLEDDRAKCQSAGADLIFVPSVKEMYPDKLQSWVEVEGQLTENLCGKSRPGHFRGVTTVCAKLFNIVMPDIAFFGRKDAQQAAVLKKMVKDLNMPLQLQVCPIIREKSGLAMSSRNKYLSDKERQDAAVLYQSLVKCREMVDSGTRNARLLVDTMRKMISNVDGAEIDYIQIVDPDTLEDVDTVEKQAMAALAVKIGPARLIDNIMLNVSAAG; this is encoded by the coding sequence ATGGATATCGCCGAAAAAATTGAAGAAATCAAGGTATTAACCCGAAAAGCCCGTACATCGGGCAAAAGCATAGGTTTTGTGCCAACTATGGGCGCTCTTCATGCAGGTCACGTATCTCTTATAGAAGCCGCCTGCAGCCGGACAGATTATGTTGTGGTAAGCATTTTTGTTAATCCTGTTCAATTCAGCCCGGGAGAGGATCTGGAAAATTACCCGCGTACACTTGAGGATGACAGGGCAAAGTGTCAAAGCGCCGGCGCTGATTTGATATTTGTTCCTTCAGTCAAAGAAATGTATCCGGATAAACTCCAGTCATGGGTAGAGGTTGAGGGGCAACTGACCGAAAACCTCTGCGGCAAATCAAGGCCGGGCCATTTTAGAGGTGTAACCACGGTATGCGCAAAACTCTTCAATATTGTTATGCCTGACATCGCTTTTTTCGGCCGCAAAGACGCCCAGCAGGCCGCAGTGTTAAAAAAGATGGTAAAGGATTTGAATATGCCTCTGCAGCTTCAGGTCTGCCCGATAATACGCGAGAAGTCCGGTCTTGCAATGAGCAGCCGCAATAAATACCTCAGCGACAAAGAAAGACAAGATGCCGCGGTGCTGTACCAAAGCCTCGTTAAATGCAGAGAGATGGTCGATTCAGGAACAAGAAATGCACGTCTGCTTGTTGATACTATGCGAAAAATGATAAGCAATGTTGACGGGGCCGAGATTGACTATATACAAATCGTTGATCCTGATACGCTTGAGGATGTTGATACCGTTGAAAAACAGGCAATGGCCGCTCTTGCTGTAAAAATCGGCCCTGCCCGTCTGATCGACAATATCATGTTAAATGTTTCTGCTGCCGGCTGA
- a CDS encoding MBL fold metallo-hydrolase — MTVSGYSVAGEETVVAVPELDVCFDIGKSPEQFIPINNVLVSHGHIDHISGLAYHLSHRQFCGQKAGNVYAHPELIEPIGQILTAWGVLDGSPIKANLIEVNAGSEFKIKPNIFARVFQTFHNRTSLGYTIIERRKKLKPEFSGLSGKEIVKLKKEGTQIENIIEMPLVTYLGDTAACDYSHLDFVKNSRVLITECTFYMDDNSERAKAGKHTHVKQLQEMLELLNNEHIVITHISQRTSIREAKAKLKKHLSEQIWNKLTVLMDLYPQNRAENGYRRKN, encoded by the coding sequence ATGACAGTTAGCGGTTACTCCGTAGCCGGCGAAGAAACTGTTGTTGCGGTACCGGAGCTTGATGTCTGTTTTGACATCGGCAAGTCTCCCGAGCAGTTTATACCCATAAACAACGTTCTGGTTTCACATGGGCATATAGACCACATTTCAGGGCTTGCCTACCATCTTTCACACCGGCAGTTCTGCGGCCAGAAAGCTGGAAACGTGTACGCCCACCCGGAGCTTATAGAACCAATAGGCCAGATTTTAACGGCCTGGGGAGTACTTGACGGCAGTCCTATAAAAGCTAATCTGATAGAAGTAAATGCCGGCAGCGAGTTTAAGATAAAGCCAAATATATTCGCGCGTGTATTCCAGACCTTCCACAACCGGACATCACTCGGATATACAATAATTGAACGCCGCAAAAAGTTAAAGCCTGAATTTTCTGGCTTGAGCGGCAAAGAAATCGTGAAACTAAAAAAAGAAGGCACCCAGATTGAAAATATCATTGAAATGCCTCTGGTAACTTACCTTGGAGACACTGCCGCTTGTGATTACTCGCATCTGGATTTTGTTAAAAACAGCCGCGTGCTGATAACAGAGTGCACTTTCTATATGGACGATAATTCTGAGCGGGCCAAAGCAGGCAAGCACACACATGTAAAACAGCTGCAGGAAATGTTAGAGCTGCTCAACAATGAGCATATTGTGATAACTCATATAAGCCAGCGGACATCTATAAGAGAAGCCAAGGCCAAGCTGAAAAAGCACTTGTCAGAGCAAATCTGGAATAAACTTACAGTACTTATGGATCTTTACCCTCAAAACAGAGCTGAAAATGGATATCGCCGAAAAAATTGA